The genome window AATTCCGAACTTCTGGTTTATGGAAAATGATAAGCTTATCGTGCGCTTGGCTATGAGAACGTATTTCACTGACATTTGCGCATATTTTAGGGCAGTAAGCGCACATAAATTTCCCGCGCATCCACCTAAAGGCCACCGCGTTTGAACATTCGAGAAGCAAGGAAGCGTTTGCTTTATCTTCTGTAACTCTTCGTACTTTTTTCCATTCAATTTTTACTGTTATATCCTTTGCGACTCCAtcgcctaaaaataaaaaacaatgtttttatatttcatttcttcGAAAGATTTTCTTCAGTCTCAAGTACATTATCGTGGGTCAGTATGTGCCTTTTCAATTTCGACTTGCTTACAAAATACCAGGAACAATTGGTACAATCGTATCGCTTTTCAATCGGTTTATGAGTTAGACGAACGTGTGCTGCGCGGTTACAGCTAGTCTCGAAAGATTTACCACAAGTAAAACATTCGTATTTCTGCTTCTGCTGATCATGGCCATCTACCAAATGTTTCCCTCTCGCATAATAAGTTGTAAAAACCTCCGGGCAATGTGGGCATGTGTATCGAAAACCTTTCTTGTGAACTCTCGACCTATGACACATTCTAGCAACCCTCGTTTCTAGAATTTCATCGCACACTCCACACGGAAAGCTACCGGTCTCGTGTGATTGAACATGCGTTCTAAATCGTGATTTTGATACGAACGCCTTACCGCATGCATcgcaaatatagtttttaaagtgTGTGTTCATGTGTTCATTGATTTTACAAAAGCTCGTAAAATGCGCGCTACATATTTGGCATTCGAAACCGTTTGAATCGAGTTTGAAGGGCAGTATGCCATCGTTGTAATCAGGATTTAGGGTTTTTCCATGAACAGACATTAGGTGCTTTTTCAAAAAATCTATGCTTTCTATCTTGCAATTGCAAATCCTACAATGTACATTAGAGACGTCTACCTTAACCATATTATTTTCGGtaagttttgaaaatattcGTTTAGTTGGTGCATCAGCAATATGAAAGGATGTAACGTGATCGCGCAAAAGTAAAGGATCTACGAATTTAACATCACAATACGAACAATAATACGCGCTTTGGAACCAACGAAAGGCCCAAGCTGTGGAACATTCGAGAAGCGTCAATGCGTTTCGACGCATCATCGTTTTTGCTATTCGTTTCTCTGATTCCTCTGGCAATTCGTTGTTTGCTCGCCGACGTCGTCGTTTCTGCCTGGCgcaaacattttcttttaacttCCTAACCCGTCTAACTTTAACCCCCTCTGAATCCGCAAGAGCGGGAcctagaaaacaaaataatactttgttaCTAGCTTAGCACCAAAGCCCCCAAAACATGCACTACCTAGATTCTTTAACTTTTATTCCTTATTCTAACGacagaataataattttcgtcaaattaaaaaaataccgtaaaaacttctaatacttttatttatgaaaaaaatatttttaacagtgaCTTGAGGAAAAAATACTGCCAAATTTCCTGTCATCCAAGGAGTATTCATTCATTTATCTCAGGATGATTTGCACGCAAATGCGCTAGAAGCAACGACTTCTGTTTAAACAACACGCCACACCATTTGCAGCTCAAATCTTCATGAATTTCCAAATGTGCTCTCAGCGCTCTATTCCTCTTAAATGTTTTGCCACAAATTGTACAACAGAGGTTACGTTCACCAGTATGTTTGACCATATGCCTTTTTAATTCGTAGCCAGTTTTAAATAACCATTTACAGAATGGACAAGCAAAATTTCGCTGCTGAGGAAAGTGGACTGATCTTACGTGGATAGCTCTTTTCCCACTCGTTTTGAAAGATAATTCGCAATGGGCACATTTATACAACACTTCCTTTTCCCTATgctctttatttaaatgattcatTCTTTCATAATAGCCTTCAAATCTCATATTACACTGTGGACATTCGTAGCGCGGACCTTTAGCATGTGCGTGAGCTTTATGATAATCTCGGGCAGCACGCATGGTAAAAACTTGTCTACATTTGTCACACGGAAAAGTGCCACTTATATGAACTTCTGAATGCTTCCGCAAACGAGGCGCTGTCATATAACCTTTACCGCATGTAGCACAAATATAGTGTTGATAGTGTATATTCATGTGTTCATAAAGCTTTAGAAAATTATTGAATGATTCTCGACATATCAAGCATTTCCACGCCTCTTTGTCCAAGAAGAATGGTAGTACACCATCTGGATGAGACGTATCGAAGTCAAAACCGTGTTCAATAACGTGATTACGCATTTCGTTAACCCCTTGAAAGGGCATGGCACATATCCTACAGCTCGCATCAGTCACGTCAATATTTATAAGTGACATTTCCTTGAATTTGCTATATATATCCTTAACGCAGTGTTGAGTTGAACATAGTCTGATGTGACTTCTCAATTCTGTACATTCAATGAAATTATCCTCACAGTAAGCGCATTTAAATCGATTTCTTTTCCACCTAAACGGACAGAGAGTCCAACATTCGAGAATAGCGCTCGCATTCTTCTTGGTAGCAAGCCTCGCTTCGGCTCTTGCGCTTCTTTGATAACGTTTTTTTTCTGTAACTTTTAGAGGATCTTCTACAAGTAAATTTTCAGACGACTCAATTTTTAACGCGGCCTCATTGCTCATTTTTCCGCGTTCTcctaaaaaagaaaacttgtgTCAATTCTTCCACTGTCCAAAGAAATAAGAAGCAGCGCATGCGTCTTTTATAGCGTCCATTTGCAAGATAGTTTGCAGGGTTGCCATTTTTACATTTCTTCCGATAAGCTAAACTTTTTGTCATTGATTTATACCTTATGGTCTTCTATTGACTTTAAACCCTAAAGATCTCTAATTTTCTtggataagattaaaaaaaaaaagacacatTCGTTttcagaataatttaattaggtttcatttaattcttaataGATATTAACCTAATTGTATCGAggaattcttaatatttaattcagtatTAAACTAAAAGACTTAACATTCAAAAGGAATAAATTGTCATACcaattcgaatatatttacaacttttcataaaacaaaagacttgtctattataaagatataaataaaaatatttcatcaacaTTTATACAGAAACTAACAAGATATACATTTACCTTTTACTATTGGACATTAGACAGTAAAAGTCTACTTTATTAGAATTTCGCGTACTCGTTTATGAACATATTTagtgatatatattaaagacaTCATTATGTGTTTATTCGGTTTACTTCAATTCACAGATCAAAGAAGGTGCGGATTTCCATACAGCCCAAGCAGATCCGTCAAAACTTGATTGGTGAACATTATTTTAGTCTTACAGTGAACCcacaaaaaaacaaacgtcaAAAAACGTGTTAAAgcacatttaaaacaaatgttgatttaatttattcaatgtttcgtaaaatatatatgtagggGGCGGCATCTGCTATAGGGCTAGAACCAAGCCAAGCCAAAGTATCAAATCTGTCCCTGGATCGAAGCCACAACTATTTCAAGAGTTCAACAAAATATGTTGCCCCGAATATTCTATATTTCTACATCAGAAATATAATATGCCAAATCGTAAATACTACATTGTAGCACTTTAGACTTACTATATATCAACGTGTATGATAATTACGTGACCTTGTTTCTATTGAAAATTAACATATGATATGATTGTCAAATTCCTACATgtcgaatattaaatttaatcataatatacttaacAATTGTATCATAAGTATCActtcattgtaattttattataatacgtcatcactaatatttaatacaatactaaTACTAAACTAAAATGAGAAGTTTCATCGAAATCGATCCTGCAATTtctctgttaaatatttaaatatatatgtacctcAACTTGTGAGCAAACATTTAAGTACAGTTGTAGAGCTAGCCGTCTGAGATCACACacgttatattttactaaaaaatacgattaaaatcataataaataaattacaattatccaATAATTATACCGATACTCGTAATCGAACGCATAATATCAAacgtgaaaatgtttttttgctATATGTTTATCGAGAGACAATTTCGTAGCGAAACCTCTCGCACAGTGACCACAAGAGAAACCAAAATCGAGCTCCTTCTTCGTTCGGTGTACTTTGACATTGTGGTGGTATTTCTGCGAACGAGTTTTGAACATCATATGACAAGTCGTACATTCGTACATTTCCGCCCCTGGTTTGTAGTTATGGATCTCCATGAGGTGTCGCTTCCTCAATTCCCAAGTCGCGAACCTCGGCTTTTCTTTgcaatacacacacatatatggAAGCGTCGTGTGCTGTGTTTTTATGTGAATATTCCTCTCTTCTAAAGTAGAGAATGTTGCAATACATCTACTACAATTGTATTTGTTATCGTGGGGTATTTTCGTATGTGCCCTTAGAGCAACTTCCGTGATGAAACCTTCGCCGCATGTATCGCAAACATAATTCTGATAATGCTCTGCTGTGTGTTTCTTAAGAGATATGAAATCGGagaattgtattttacaaatgGCACATTTCCAATTCGAACCGTCGTTTAGTTTGAATGGCAGAACGCCGGGTTGTACGTCTATGTTGATTGGCTGTTTATGATCATTTTTTAGATGAGTCAACAATTCGTCGAGGGTATCTATGTGCATGAAACAAAGTTTACATTGTAAATCAGTTATGTCAACTTTGAGAAATTCTTTGCGTAATTTCCTACTAAACACGAGCTGGATATCAAAGTTCGCATGTCTTGATGCCATATGAGCTCGTAGACCATTCGGATCGTTAGACTGAACGCGACAAAATAcgcaattaaaattttgaccCCAAGTCCTAAAGGGACAAGCGGTTGAGCATTGAAGGATAATTTCAGTATTAAAACGATGTTTTAAGGCCTTTCCGAAGCGCGGCTTATACGTGGCCTTGTAGCATTTAAAATTGCGCTCGTGCTGTTTAAGTCCATGTTCCGATAGAAACGTAGCCCCACATTTATCACAGGTAAAAATTTTCGCATGACTCCTCAAATGTCCGTTAATTTGAGAAAATTCAGGGAATGTTTTCTCACAATCTAGACACATCCATACGCCTGATTCGTTCTGCTTATACGGCAAAACGCCGAAAGGTACATCGAAATTAACCGTTTTTCCGTGATCACGAGACAAATGGCTCATAAACGTTTCAACGCTCTGCACATCTTCCGTGCAcatgttacatttaaaatgacTTATATCAACTTTCAGATCATCTACGACTTTATAGAAGGCGCTATTAAAATCGGCATTTGTATGTTTAGATTTGACGTGGTCTCTTAAAGCTTCCATAGGTTCAAATTCGTCATGACAGTAAGAACATAAGATTCTATTAAATCGAGTCTTAAAGGGAATAGCAGTAGAATGTTTAAGTATCAATACAGCATTTCGCCGTTGTGGGTTCTGCTTTACGGATCTTTCGAATAACCCTTTTTTTGGTTTACTTTCTTTTTCTTTGAGTCCGTCAATTTCCCTTGTGGAccctaaaaaaaagaaaagaaccaCATCATTATTTCAGTCTATTGCATATTAATTTTAGGTTCTTCGATCACGACAACATAACTATCATTGCgttaaatattcacaattaaaatttgaggttaaacttgatttattttttctatttaaatttgtcaactataatatatttagagatGGATTATACATCGAAATGCTTTTTTGCTACGTGCTTGTCAAGAAATAATTGAGTTGTAAAGGCTTTAGGGCAGCTGTGGCATGGATAATTGAGTTCAGtgtctttttttattctgtGCGTTCTCGCCATGTGATTATATTTCCCCGACCGTGTCTTGAACGATTTCTGACAAGTCGCACACTCGTATTTATCGGCACCTGTCTTGTAATTGTGAACTtccattaaatgtttttttctcaATTCCCAGTTAGCAAAGCGAGGTTTATCCTTGCAGTAAACACACATGTACGGGGTCGATGTGTGCTGAGTTTTCACGTGCACATTCCTCTCCTCTAACGTCGAAAATGTTGCAACGCAACgactacaattatatttgttttcatgAGGTATTTTAGTGTGCGCGATCATTGCCGATTCGGTTATGAAACCTTCGCCGCAAGTGTCACAGACATAGTTTTGGAAATGCTCTGATGTATGTTTGTCTAACGAAACAAAGTCTTTAAATTCATTTGGACACATTGTACATTTCCAAATCGTTccattatttagtttaaaaggCAAAACGCCTAACTGAGCATCCGAATTAATTGGTTGCTGATGATCATTTTTCAAATGATATGTGAGAGTTTCGAAATTTTCTATCggcataaaacataatttacactgtaaatctgtaatatcaattttaagaaaCTCCTTTcctaatttcttataaaatgctGCTTGAACGTCATAATTCTCATGTCTCGTCGCTACATGACTTCGTAGAGTGCTTGGATCGTTAGTCTGAACTCTACAGAACACACAGTTAAAGTTACTTTTCCAAGTTCTGAAGGGACACGCTGTTGAACATTGAAGAATAATCTCAGCGTTCGTTCGAGGTTTCAGGACTCTACCATTACGAGGCTTATACGCCGTCCTAAAACACTTAACCTGACGACGATGATCTCTTAAAGCATGATCAGAAATAAAGGTCGTCCCACATTTATCACAgctaaaattcataaaatgagTAGCAATATGgcgtttaaattgaataaattctaTATACGTCTTCTGGCAATACACGCACACCCAATGGTCGGACGCGTTCTGTTTGTAAGGTAAAACACCAAAACGCGCGTTAAATTTAACGGATTTATTATGGTCTCGTGATAAATGTCCCATTAGAGTGTCGACATCTTGTATGTCTAGGttacataatttacattttaaatttgttatgtcTACTTTAATCAAATTATCTTTAGTCCTAtagaaaacgtttttaaaatcgGAAGTAACATGTTCGGTTTTCATATGATATCGGAGTATCGTCAAAGTGTTATATTCATCATGGCAATATGCACATAATATCTGACTAAACCGGGTCTTAAAGGGGTAGGCAGTCGAATGCCTGAGTATAAGTTCCGCGTTACGACGCTGCGGCGTCTGATATACGAGTACTATTTTCTTTTTCTCACTCTCACTCTCCCTACGCCCACGAATTTCCAATGTGGAccctaaaaacaaaaaaagaaaaattggtcAATTATAAACCAAGTACGAACAAGCCGCAACTAACTCAACGggactattaaaatataaaaactcgcaaactattcattttttatttacgtaaatgcGTTAACCAACAAGTATACTATTTACTACGTCTAAACTTCCAGTGTTATTTCTGGGTGATGAGATTTCATGTGACCTTTGAGGCTAACTTTCTGTGCGAATTGTTTGTTACATATAACGCAAATGAAGCGCTTATTTTCGCTGTGAATCCACATATGCTGTTTCAAACTCTTGCTTCTTGAGAATAATTTCATGCAAACGTTACATCGATATGGTTTTTCGCCCGTGTGACCAAATCTATGTTCCTCCATTTGTTTTTTAGTACCGAATTTAAGGCCACAACATGGGCATACAAAACTATCGTcactatgatttaatttaaagtgacTGTAAAAATGTTTACGGCAATCAAACGTTTCCTCGCAATCTGGGCAAGCGTACATCCTCTTTGGCCGCCCGTGTACTTCTACTAGGTGTTTCTGTTTGCCTTCCCATGACATAAATCTCTCCCCACAACTTAGACAACAAAAAGCCCAGCACTGTTTCGATATCTTCAAATGTTCTCTCTTCTTCTCTAGAGTTGGAAAATCCGTCCAGCACTTCCTACAAACGTGATTACCCGTGTGACTACATCGAATGTGATATTTTAAAGCCTCATTTGTCAAATATGTTCGACCGCATACATCACACGTGTACTTCTGGTAATGCGAAGTGGTGTGTCTGCATAACTTGGTCAGCGATGGCATTTTCTTG of Vanessa atalanta chromosome 28, ilVanAtal1.2, whole genome shotgun sequence contains these proteins:
- the LOC125074838 gene encoding zinc finger protein 320-like; its protein translation is MSDMEHAVSRTQMAKRNAQLVLQYSTVYPFRVRGKAMLCVYCCEEYEDPKDYRNHLDDLHKSFTVTTAFAHCGKGKEYLKVDLTDLRCRICLTPCNSLDEIAEHLRDLHGVAKIDTNFDIGMHPYRMDTEKWVCFICDKKMPSLTKLCRHTTSHYQKYTCDVCGRTYLTNEALKYHIRCSHTGNHVCRKCWTDFPTLEKKREHLKISKQCWAFCCLSCGERFMSWEGKQKHLVEVHGRPKRMYACPDCEETFDCRKHFYSHFKLNHSDDSFVCPCCGLKFGTKKQMEEHRFGHTGEKPYRCNVCMKLFSRSKSLKQHMWIHSENKRFICVICNKQFAQKVSLKGHMKSHHPEITLEV
- the LOC125074821 gene encoding zinc finger protein 26-like isoform X1, whose amino-acid sequence is MASKTTEWRPGPTVCRCCLTEGCYKDISTEYFWMGKREVYAEMLSETFDLSIAYSQSGGPNSHSRLICEPCISRLRDAADFKRQVQECERTFMQYLDPGSSLAELEVGVDLDKEVKVERVKEEKEQSDDDEFDDRPDFGDDDDYDDLDDQPLTKLASKVPKKESVDVLDLIDNAKVTVKRKSSSKTKVTPAKKAKTKKDIATSSKEKPEPRKKKGSTREIDGLKEKESKPKKGLFERSVKQNPQRRNAVLILKHSTAIPFKTRFNRILCSYCHDEFEPMEALRDHVKSKHTNADFNSAFYKVVDDLKVDISHFKCNMCTEDVQSVETFMSHLSRDHGKTVNFDVPFGVLPYKQNESGVWMCLDCEKTFPEFSQINGHLRSHAKIFTCDKCGATFLSEHGLKQHERNFKCYKATYKPRFGKALKHRFNTEIILQCSTACPFRTWGQNFNCVFCRVQSNDPNGLRAHMASRHANFDIQLVFSRKLRKEFLKVDITDLQCKLCFMHIDTLDELLTHLKNDHKQPINIDVQPGVLPFKLNDGSNWKCAICKIQFSDFISLKKHTAEHYQNYVCDTCGEGFITEVALRAHTKIPHDNKYNCSRCIATFSTLEERNIHIKTQHTTLPYMCVYCKEKPRFATWELRKRHLMEIHNYKPGAEMYECTTCHMMFKTRSQKYHHNVKVHRTKKELDFGFSCGHCARGFATKLSLDKHIAKKHFHV
- the LOC125074821 gene encoding zinc finger protein 184-like isoform X2; amino-acid sequence: MASKTTEWRPGPTVCRCCLTEGCYKDISTEYFWMGKREVYAEMLSETFDLSIAYSQSGGPNSHSRLICEPCISRLRDAADFKRQVQECERTFMQYLDPGSSLAELEVGVDLDKEVKVERVKEEKEQSDDDEFDDRPDFGDDDDYDDLDDQPLTKLASKVPKKESVDVLDLIDNAKVTVKRKSSSKTKVTPAKKAKTKKDIATSSKEKPEPRKKKGSTLEIRGRRESESEKKKIVLVYQTPQRRNAELILRHSTAYPFKTRFSQILCAYCHDEYNTLTILRYHMKTEHVTSDFKNVFYRTKDNLIKVDITNLKCKLCNLDIQDVDTLMGHLSRDHNKSVKFNARFGVLPYKQNASDHWVCVYCQKTYIEFIQFKRHIATHFMNFSCDKCGTTFISDHALRDHRRQVKCFRTAYKPRNGRVLKPRTNAEIILQCSTACPFRTWKSNFNCVFCRVQTNDPSTLRSHVATRHENYDVQAAFYKKLGKEFLKIDITDLQCKLCFMPIENFETLTYHLKNDHQQPINSDAQLGVLPFKLNNGTIWKCTMCPNEFKDFVSLDKHTSEHFQNYVCDTCGEGFITESAMIAHTKIPHENKYNCSRCVATFSTLEERNVHVKTQHTSTPYMCVYCKDKPRFANWELRKKHLMEVHNYKTGADKYECATCQKSFKTRSGKYNHMARTHRIKKDTELNYPCHSCPKAFTTQLFLDKHVAKKHFDV
- the LOC125074821 gene encoding zinc finger Y-chromosomal protein 1-like isoform X11 produces the protein MASKTTEWRPGPTVCRCCLTEGCYKDISTEYFWMGKREVYAEMLSETFDLSIAYSQSGGPNSHSRLICEPCISRLRDAADFKRQVQECERTFMQYLDPGSSLAELEVGVDLDKEVKVERVKEEKEQSDDDEFDDRPDFGDDDDYDDLDDQPLTKLASKVPKKESVDVLDLIDNAKVTVKRKSSSKTKVTPAKKAKTKKDIATSSKEKPEPRKKKGPALADSEGVKVRRVRKLKENVCARQKRRRRRANNELPEESEKRIAKTMMRRNALTLLECSTAWAFRWFQSAYYCSYCDVKFVDPLLLRDHVTSFHIADAPTKRIFSKLTENNMVKVDVSNVHCRICNCKIESIDFLKKHLMSVHGKTLNPDYNDGILPFKLDSNGFECQICSAHFTSFCKINEHMNTHFKNYICDACGKAFVSKSRFRTHVQSHETGSFPCGVCDEILETRVARMCHRSRVHKKGFRYTCPHCPEVFTTYYARGKHLVDGHDQQKQKYECFTCGKSFETSCNRAAHVRLTHKPIEKRYDCTNCSWYFVSKSKLKRHILTHDNVLETEENLSKK